One window of the Arthrobacter sp. D5-1 genome contains the following:
- a CDS encoding MerR family transcriptional regulator: MADFFNEDGCMRIGELSTRTGVSVRSLRYYEQQLLVEPQRTSAGHRIYSIEDEHLVLQIQDLFEAGFCSSVIRTLLPALLNPERDRDLILAAVTAARARLESEKETVEAELRQLKRLGDRYGLAPDTHVTLQDDGHESFTAALTIAFDHRNRRLR, translated from the coding sequence ATGGCGGATTTCTTCAACGAGGACGGTTGTATGAGGATTGGAGAATTATCCACGAGGACTGGCGTCAGCGTCAGGTCGCTGCGTTATTACGAACAGCAGCTCTTGGTTGAGCCGCAGCGGACTTCGGCGGGCCACCGCATTTACTCGATCGAAGACGAGCATCTTGTGCTTCAAATCCAGGACTTATTTGAAGCTGGTTTTTGCAGCTCCGTAATTCGCACGCTGCTTCCTGCCTTGCTCAATCCCGAGAGAGACCGTGATCTGATTCTAGCGGCCGTGACAGCTGCGCGGGCGCGGCTGGAGAGCGAGAAAGAAACCGTCGAAGCCGAACTTCGGCAGCTGAAACGGCTAGGAGATCGCTACGGACTTGCACCTGACACGCATGTCACCCTCCAAGATGATGGACATGAATCTTTCACAGCCGCCCTGACAATTGCGTTTGATCATCGAAACAGACGACTTCGATAG
- the mmsB gene encoding 3-hydroxyisobutyrate dehydrogenase, protein MTENAAMSDIQGPETGLIAFLGLGHMGGPMAANLIKAGHDVIGYDPVPAAVEAALAHGIPMASSAHEAAAEAAVVLTMLPSGKHVLDAYRGVDGPGLLSVAKPNTLFLDCSTINVDEAREAAALAVAAGHRSVDAPVSGGVVGAEAGTLTFMVGALPEDFETVQPILELMGKRIVHCGDHGAGQAAKVCNNMILGVSMIAVAEAFVLGEKLGLTHQALFDVASNASGQCWALTTNCPVPGPVPTSPANRDYQPGFAGALMAKDLRLALNALESTGVAAEMGPLASRIYDAFAAGEGAGRDFSGIITEIRDKSV, encoded by the coding sequence ATGACAGAGAATGCAGCCATGTCAGATATCCAAGGCCCTGAAACGGGACTCATCGCTTTCCTCGGTCTCGGCCACATGGGCGGGCCTATGGCGGCCAACCTGATCAAGGCCGGACACGACGTTATTGGGTACGATCCCGTTCCGGCGGCCGTGGAAGCGGCGTTGGCCCACGGGATTCCCATGGCATCCTCTGCCCACGAGGCTGCAGCGGAGGCGGCCGTGGTGCTGACCATGCTCCCCAGCGGCAAGCATGTCCTGGATGCCTACCGTGGCGTGGACGGACCGGGGCTGCTGTCGGTTGCGAAGCCGAACACCCTGTTCCTGGACTGCTCCACCATCAACGTGGACGAAGCCCGGGAAGCCGCGGCGCTGGCCGTGGCAGCGGGTCACCGGTCCGTTGACGCCCCGGTTTCAGGCGGCGTGGTGGGCGCCGAGGCGGGCACCTTGACGTTCATGGTGGGTGCGCTTCCGGAGGATTTTGAGACCGTGCAGCCGATCCTGGAATTGATGGGCAAACGTATTGTCCACTGCGGGGACCACGGTGCCGGGCAGGCCGCCAAGGTCTGCAACAACATGATCCTGGGGGTGTCCATGATTGCTGTTGCCGAGGCCTTCGTGTTGGGCGAGAAGTTGGGCCTCACGCATCAGGCGTTGTTCGACGTCGCCTCCAACGCGTCCGGGCAGTGCTGGGCGCTCACGACCAACTGCCCCGTTCCGGGGCCGGTACCCACCAGCCCCGCCAACCGCGACTACCAGCCGGGTTTCGCCGGAGCATTGATGGCCAAGGACCTGCGCCTGGCACTGAATGCGTTGGAAAGTACAGGAGTAGCGGCGGAGATGGGGCCGTTGGCATCGCGAATCTACGATGCCTTCGCTGCCGGCGAGGGCGCCGGCAGGGACTTCTCCGGCATCATCACGGAGATTCGGGACAAGTCCGTGTGA
- a CDS encoding TenA family protein — MGFAKELRNQSAGDWDAAVNHPFVDQLLDGSLPDEQLRHYLVQDYQFCDAFTALLGQAVASAPSLPSRLVFAGVLGAFASDENTYFQDCFNELDVPETDRTTPALGPATRDFDDLMRKALASRSYPEVLAVLLVAEWLYGDWAARAGDPTQWPAEPKHAEWIRLHNNPGYNAWVTWLRDEFDAVEPSLPQERNRVAAVFAEAVRLERAFFDATLTSAAIS; from the coding sequence GTGGGCTTTGCCAAAGAACTCAGGAACCAATCAGCCGGGGATTGGGACGCCGCCGTTAACCATCCATTCGTGGACCAACTGCTGGACGGGTCCCTTCCCGATGAGCAGCTGCGCCATTACCTGGTGCAGGATTACCAGTTCTGCGATGCCTTCACCGCTCTCTTGGGTCAAGCCGTAGCCTCGGCACCGTCGCTGCCTTCCCGACTGGTGTTCGCTGGTGTCCTCGGGGCCTTCGCATCCGACGAGAATACGTACTTCCAGGATTGCTTCAATGAACTGGACGTTCCGGAAACGGACAGGACAACACCAGCACTCGGGCCGGCCACACGCGATTTCGACGACCTGATGCGGAAGGCCCTCGCCTCCCGTTCCTACCCGGAGGTCCTCGCCGTCCTGCTGGTTGCCGAATGGCTGTACGGAGATTGGGCCGCGCGCGCCGGAGACCCCACCCAGTGGCCCGCCGAACCCAAGCATGCCGAGTGGATCCGCCTCCACAACAACCCTGGGTACAACGCGTGGGTGACGTGGCTGCGCGACGAGTTCGACGCCGTCGAGCCTTCACTGCCTCAGGAGCGGAACCGCGTTGCTGCGGTCTTCGCGGAGGCAGTGCGGCTGGAGCGGGCGTTCTTCGACGCAACGCTGACCTCCGCCGCTATCAGCTAA
- a CDS encoding CoA-acylating methylmalonate-semialdehyde dehydrogenase — translation MVRELSHYVDGQRIDGTSGRFSDVYDPCTGEVQARLPLASADEVRNAVANAEKGQLEWAAMNPQRRGRILLKFVDLVNENMDELATLLSSEHGKTFADAKGDIQRGIEVVEFSAGAPHLLKGEFSDNAGQGIDVHSLRQPLGVVAGITPFNFPAMIPLWKSGPALAAGNAFILKPSERDPSVPLRLAELYSEAGVPNGVFNVINGDKEAVDALLEDPRVKAIGFVGSTPIAQYIYATAAAHGKRAQCFGGAKNHMVIMPDADLDMAADALIGSGYGSAGERCMAISVAVPVGQETADALVAKLTQRVKDLKVGHSLDKDSDFGPVVAASAKERIEGYIQSGVDEGATLVTDGRGLTVDGYDGGFWVGPTLFDNVTKDMKIYKEEIFGPVLSVLRAADYDEALRLCSEHEFGNGVAIFTRDGDSARDFASRVEVGMVGINVPIPVPIAYYTFGGWKASGFGDLNQHGADAFRFYTKTKTVTSRWPSGIRQGASFIMPAGS, via the coding sequence ATGGTGCGCGAGCTTTCACACTACGTAGACGGCCAGAGGATCGACGGCACGTCCGGCCGGTTCAGCGATGTCTACGATCCCTGCACGGGCGAAGTCCAGGCCCGGCTTCCGCTGGCCAGCGCCGACGAGGTCCGCAACGCCGTCGCAAATGCCGAAAAGGGCCAGCTCGAATGGGCGGCCATGAACCCGCAGCGCCGGGGACGCATCCTGCTCAAGTTCGTGGACCTGGTCAACGAGAACATGGACGAACTCGCCACGCTCCTGTCCTCCGAGCATGGCAAGACGTTCGCGGACGCCAAGGGCGACATCCAGCGCGGCATCGAGGTGGTGGAGTTCTCCGCCGGCGCACCGCACCTCCTTAAGGGCGAGTTCTCGGACAACGCCGGACAGGGGATCGACGTCCACTCGCTCCGCCAGCCCCTCGGTGTGGTCGCGGGCATCACGCCCTTCAACTTCCCGGCCATGATTCCGCTGTGGAAGTCCGGCCCGGCGCTCGCAGCCGGGAACGCCTTCATCCTCAAGCCCTCGGAACGGGACCCGTCGGTTCCGCTTCGCCTGGCCGAGCTGTACAGCGAAGCCGGGGTTCCCAACGGCGTCTTCAACGTCATCAACGGTGACAAGGAAGCCGTGGACGCACTGCTCGAAGATCCGCGCGTGAAAGCCATCGGCTTTGTGGGCTCAACTCCCATCGCACAGTACATCTACGCCACGGCAGCTGCGCACGGCAAGCGTGCACAGTGCTTCGGCGGGGCAAAGAACCACATGGTGATCATGCCCGACGCCGATCTGGACATGGCAGCCGACGCACTGATTGGTTCCGGGTACGGTTCCGCGGGTGAACGTTGCATGGCCATCTCCGTAGCCGTGCCGGTGGGACAAGAAACTGCCGACGCCCTCGTTGCCAAGCTGACCCAGCGCGTCAAGGACCTGAAGGTTGGCCACAGCCTGGACAAGGACTCGGACTTCGGGCCGGTCGTGGCAGCCTCTGCCAAGGAACGCATTGAGGGCTACATCCAGTCCGGGGTGGACGAAGGAGCAACCTTGGTCACCGACGGCCGCGGACTCACCGTGGACGGCTACGACGGCGGCTTCTGGGTTGGCCCCACCCTCTTCGACAACGTCACCAAGGACATGAAGATCTACAAGGAAGAGATCTTCGGACCTGTCCTGAGCGTGCTGCGCGCAGCTGACTACGACGAAGCGCTCAGGCTCTGCAGCGAGCACGAGTTCGGCAACGGCGTCGCGATTTTCACCCGCGACGGCGACTCCGCCCGCGACTTCGCCAGCCGCGTGGAGGTGGGCATGGTGGGCATCAACGTGCCGATTCCCGTGCCGATTGCGTACTACACGTTCGGCGGCTGGAAAGCCTCGGGCTTCGGCGATCTCAACCAGCACGGCGCCGACGCGTTCCGGTTCTACACCAAGACCAAGACCGTGACGTCGCGCTGGCCCTCCGGCATCCGCCAAGGCGCCAGCTTCATCATGCCGGCGGGCAGCTGA
- a CDS encoding helix-turn-helix transcriptional regulator, which translates to MDNRAEVREFLISRRAQVTPEQVGLPAGSNRRVKGLRRSEVATLAGLSVEYYTRLERGAISGASPQVLESLARALCLDDAERAHLFDLAHSASPVARPPRRRSAKSYVPHQSLQWALDAVTAGPAFVRNGRMDLLAVNPLARAFYKDCYDMPGQAPNIARFTFLDDRAHEFYPDWDAFAEVTVSILRTEAGRDPHNKELHDLIGELSTRSEEFRTRWGAHNVRHHGTGFKTFNHPIVGEMTLAFEGLEMAAEPGLTLTIYAAEPGSPSAERLQLLASWAASEYGVQPAAERTVADS; encoded by the coding sequence ATGGACAATCGGGCAGAAGTACGCGAATTCCTGATCTCCCGGCGTGCCCAGGTAACCCCTGAGCAGGTGGGGCTGCCGGCCGGTTCGAATCGACGGGTCAAGGGATTGCGGCGCAGTGAGGTGGCCACTCTTGCCGGACTGAGCGTTGAGTATTACACCCGTTTGGAGCGCGGTGCCATCAGCGGTGCATCGCCACAAGTGCTTGAAAGCCTGGCGCGGGCGTTGTGCTTGGACGACGCGGAACGGGCCCATCTGTTCGATCTCGCTCACTCCGCCAGTCCGGTTGCGCGGCCGCCGAGGCGACGCAGCGCCAAGTCCTACGTGCCGCACCAGAGCCTGCAATGGGCGCTTGATGCTGTCACCGCAGGTCCCGCCTTTGTTCGGAACGGCCGGATGGATCTGCTGGCCGTGAACCCGTTGGCCCGGGCGTTCTACAAGGACTGTTACGACATGCCGGGCCAGGCGCCCAACATCGCACGGTTTACGTTCCTGGATGATCGTGCCCACGAGTTCTACCCGGACTGGGATGCCTTTGCGGAAGTGACCGTTTCCATCCTGCGCACAGAGGCTGGGCGCGACCCGCACAACAAAGAGCTTCACGATCTCATTGGTGAACTCAGCACCCGCAGCGAGGAGTTCCGCACCCGCTGGGGCGCACACAACGTCCGCCATCACGGCACGGGGTTCAAGACGTTCAACCATCCGATCGTCGGTGAGATGACTCTCGCCTTCGAGGGCCTGGAAATGGCCGCAGAACCCGGGCTGACGCTGACCATCTACGCTGCGGAACCCGGGTCGCCGTCGGCCGAGCGTCTCCAGCTGTTGGCATCGTGGGCGGCCAGCGAATACGGTGTTCAGCCTGCTGCCGAAAGGACCGTCGCGGACAGCTGA
- a CDS encoding DUF4190 domain-containing protein — MSTEIVQANHTEASTQPINRQALVAAAMAVLALVGLFFAGMAVIAVFVVGAGHVALNQIQQRGERGRGFAIAALVVGYGIGVLSLGSALIFAFTSAG; from the coding sequence ATGTCAACGGAGATCGTTCAGGCTAACCACACTGAAGCATCCACCCAGCCGATCAACCGGCAGGCCCTCGTTGCCGCAGCCATGGCCGTACTTGCCCTCGTCGGGCTGTTTTTCGCGGGCATGGCCGTCATCGCGGTCTTCGTCGTTGGGGCAGGCCATGTGGCCTTGAACCAGATTCAGCAGCGCGGCGAACGGGGACGGGGCTTCGCCATTGCCGCTCTGGTGGTGGGTTACGGCATAGGAGTCCTGTCCCTGGGCTCGGCGCTGATCTTCGCCTTCACCTCCGCAGGCTGA
- a CDS encoding deoxyribodipyrimidine photo-lyase: MKPSIVWFRDDLRVADNPALRAAVDDGEAVALFVLDEESPGIRAHGGAARWWLHHSLTALREELDKLGIPLLLRRGPAAEAVQETATAVGAGALYWNRRYGAAERTVDAGLKTWAGGAGLHVASFQASLLHEPWNVTTKTGGQYKVFTPFWRTVSAQEFREPLAVPAKGHGYTGKLPADEKLDSWHLLPTHPDWSGGLAGMWTPGAAAGHQRLAAFVEKGLSNYSEGRNRPDTDGSSCLSPYLRWGELSPFEVWHALGSKRSESASIFASELGWREFCWHQYFHNPELATANLRSEFDRFPWAWPGSSGGNGKNPGHDSAPEEFRAWQQGRTGFPMVDAGQRQLWHTGWMHNRVRMVAASFLVKNLGIHWQLGEQWFWDTLVDADPASNPANWQWVAGSGADASPFFRIFNPEAQRVKFDPQGKYIAHWIPEFGTPEYPGEIVDLKTTRAEALEAYKGMKEVH, from the coding sequence CGCCGGGAATCCGCGCCCATGGCGGCGCCGCACGGTGGTGGCTCCACCATTCGCTGACAGCGCTGCGTGAAGAACTGGACAAACTCGGCATCCCGCTGCTGCTCCGCCGCGGACCCGCCGCGGAGGCAGTGCAGGAAACCGCGACGGCGGTTGGTGCGGGCGCGCTCTACTGGAACCGCCGGTACGGTGCGGCTGAGCGAACGGTCGACGCCGGACTCAAGACCTGGGCGGGCGGGGCCGGGCTCCACGTAGCCAGTTTTCAGGCTTCCCTGCTTCATGAGCCATGGAACGTGACCACCAAAACGGGTGGACAATACAAGGTCTTCACACCTTTCTGGCGGACGGTGTCCGCACAGGAATTCCGCGAGCCGTTGGCCGTGCCCGCGAAGGGGCATGGTTACACGGGCAAGCTGCCGGCCGATGAAAAGCTGGACTCCTGGCATCTCCTGCCCACCCATCCGGACTGGTCCGGGGGATTGGCCGGGATGTGGACGCCTGGAGCGGCTGCCGGCCACCAGCGTCTCGCTGCGTTCGTGGAGAAGGGGCTCTCCAACTACAGCGAGGGCCGGAACCGTCCGGATACCGATGGGAGCAGCTGCCTGTCGCCTTACCTGCGGTGGGGTGAGCTGAGCCCGTTTGAGGTGTGGCATGCCCTGGGTTCCAAGCGGTCCGAAAGCGCCTCGATCTTTGCTTCTGAGCTGGGGTGGCGTGAATTCTGCTGGCACCAGTATTTCCACAACCCGGAGCTCGCCACCGCGAACCTCCGCTCCGAGTTTGATCGCTTCCCGTGGGCCTGGCCCGGCAGCAGCGGAGGGAACGGTAAAAATCCCGGCCACGACAGTGCGCCGGAGGAGTTCCGGGCCTGGCAGCAGGGCCGCACAGGTTTCCCCATGGTGGACGCCGGGCAACGCCAGTTATGGCACACCGGCTGGATGCACAACCGCGTACGCATGGTGGCCGCCAGCTTCCTGGTGAAGAACCTGGGTATCCATTGGCAGCTCGGTGAGCAGTGGTTCTGGGACACCCTGGTGGATGCAGATCCGGCGTCGAATCCCGCCAACTGGCAGTGGGTGGCCGGCTCCGGAGCAGACGCCTCGCCCTTCTTCAGGATCTTCAACCCTGAGGCCCAGCGGGTTAAGTTCGATCCCCAAGGGAAGTACATCGCCCACTGGATCCCCGAATTCGGAACGCCCGAATACCCCGGGGAAATTGTGGACCTCAAAACCACCCGGGCGGAAGCACTCGAAGCGTACAAGGGGATGAAGGAAGTCCACTAG
- a CDS encoding dihydrofolate reductase family protein codes for MGQLIVQDFVTADGFAADTNNEFKAYELLEGGTAEFDRAQLEWLGSVEAMVLGANTYRYFVEFWPTPASEGEIIAPALNGLRRHVFSRHLKEAPWGDFPPSNVESGDAIEAIRRIKRESAKDIVLWGSLSLGQTFFAAGEVDAVRLVVMPIGQGAGRGVFPAGHDPALLKLVDVNSYDQGLVELSYTVRKQG; via the coding sequence ATGGGACAGCTGATCGTGCAGGATTTTGTGACCGCCGACGGTTTCGCCGCCGACACCAACAACGAGTTCAAGGCCTACGAGTTATTGGAAGGCGGAACGGCCGAGTTTGACCGGGCCCAACTCGAATGGCTTGGCAGCGTGGAAGCCATGGTTCTGGGTGCCAACACCTACAGATACTTCGTGGAGTTCTGGCCGACGCCCGCGTCGGAGGGCGAGATCATCGCACCAGCCCTGAATGGCCTGCGCCGCCACGTGTTTTCGCGCCACTTGAAGGAAGCCCCGTGGGGCGACTTCCCGCCGTCGAACGTTGAATCCGGCGACGCGATCGAGGCGATCCGCCGCATCAAGCGCGAGTCCGCCAAGGACATTGTCCTATGGGGCAGTTTGTCCCTGGGTCAGACGTTCTTCGCGGCAGGCGAGGTGGACGCGGTCCGGTTGGTGGTCATGCCGATAGGCCAGGGCGCCGGCAGGGGCGTGTTCCCCGCCGGACACGACCCCGCCCTTCTGAAACTCGTGGACGTGAACAGCTACGACCAAGGCTTGGTGGAGCTCAGTTACACCGTCCGGAAGCAGGGTTAG
- a CDS encoding enoyl-CoA hydratase has protein sequence MTEQYQNIVVERRGRVGLVTLNRPEALNALNTALMNELVDAVSAMDTDPEVGAVVITGSAKAFAAGADIKEMSSNSYMDMYAADWFRRWEDLTRLRIPVIAAVSGFALGGGCELAMMADFIIAGDNAKFGQPEINLGVIPGMGGSQRLTRAVGKAKAMDMVLTGRFMDADEAERSGLVSRVVPAAEVIDEAVKAAEVIASKSKPAAMVAKEAVNAAFEMGLSQGVVFERRVFHSLFATEDQKEGMAAFSEKRQPEFKHR, from the coding sequence ATGACGGAGCAGTACCAGAACATTGTGGTGGAACGGCGGGGCCGGGTTGGACTGGTGACCCTGAACCGGCCGGAGGCGTTGAATGCGCTGAACACCGCACTCATGAATGAGCTCGTGGATGCAGTTTCCGCCATGGATACCGACCCTGAAGTGGGGGCCGTGGTGATCACGGGATCCGCCAAGGCATTCGCAGCCGGGGCCGACATCAAGGAAATGTCTTCCAACAGCTACATGGACATGTACGCGGCAGATTGGTTCCGGCGGTGGGAGGACCTCACCCGCCTGCGCATTCCAGTCATAGCTGCGGTTTCCGGTTTTGCCTTGGGTGGTGGCTGCGAACTGGCCATGATGGCCGATTTCATCATCGCCGGAGATAACGCCAAGTTTGGCCAGCCGGAGATCAACCTGGGCGTCATCCCGGGCATGGGCGGCTCTCAGCGGCTGACCCGCGCCGTGGGCAAGGCCAAAGCGATGGACATGGTCCTGACGGGCCGGTTCATGGATGCGGACGAAGCCGAACGGTCCGGCTTGGTCTCCAGGGTGGTTCCCGCCGCTGAGGTCATCGACGAAGCAGTCAAGGCAGCAGAAGTCATCGCGTCCAAGTCCAAGCCCGCCGCCATGGTGGCAAAGGAAGCCGTCAACGCGGCCTTCGAGATGGGACTGTCCCAAGGGGTTGTCTTCGAACGGAGAGTTTTCCATTCGCTCTTCGCTACCGAGGACCAAAAGGAGGGCATGGCCGCCTTCAGTGAGAAGCGCCAACCGGAGTTCAAACACCGGTAA
- a CDS encoding enoyl-CoA hydratase/isomerase family protein, translating to MGTPETEDEVLFERRGHLGIVTLNRPKAVNALNAGMVQAMFRQLTEWADDDAVATVLVRGAGDRGLCAGGDIVAIYKDMLHGGTETAEFWADEYRLNSLIAHYPKPYVAFMDGLVLGGGVGISAHGSVRVVTERTRTGMPETTIGFVPDVGGTLLLSRSPGETGTHAALTGAHLSGSDALFLGLADHFVPSENLPALAEALEGSTPEAAVGRFAQAAPDSALAAQREWIDAAYVYDDAEEIVRSLRSAGAEAAAAADTIEAKSPTSVKVALESLRRVRGLSLEEALDQEYRVGLRCLAGPDFREGIRAQVVDKDRNPQWKPPALADVQPSDVEGYFEPLGERELGLAGLGSESKETV from the coding sequence ATGGGGACTCCAGAGACTGAAGACGAAGTTCTGTTTGAGCGTCGGGGCCACCTGGGCATCGTGACCCTGAACCGTCCGAAAGCCGTCAACGCCCTGAATGCGGGAATGGTGCAAGCCATGTTCCGGCAGCTTACGGAGTGGGCCGACGACGACGCCGTTGCCACCGTTCTGGTGCGCGGCGCGGGAGACCGCGGGCTGTGTGCCGGCGGCGACATTGTGGCCATCTACAAGGACATGCTGCACGGTGGAACCGAAACTGCGGAGTTCTGGGCGGACGAGTACCGGTTGAACTCGTTGATTGCCCACTATCCCAAACCGTACGTGGCGTTCATGGACGGGCTGGTTTTGGGCGGTGGCGTTGGCATCTCGGCCCATGGCTCGGTGCGCGTGGTCACCGAACGGACGCGTACCGGCATGCCGGAAACAACCATCGGTTTCGTGCCCGACGTCGGTGGAACGCTCCTGCTGTCGCGCTCGCCGGGGGAGACGGGAACCCACGCGGCCCTGACGGGAGCACACCTGTCCGGCTCGGATGCGTTGTTCCTGGGACTCGCTGACCACTTTGTGCCGTCCGAAAACCTGCCGGCGCTGGCGGAAGCGCTAGAAGGCTCGACGCCGGAAGCCGCCGTCGGGCGTTTCGCGCAAGCCGCGCCGGACTCGGCACTGGCGGCGCAGCGCGAATGGATCGACGCCGCGTACGTGTATGACGACGCTGAAGAGATTGTCCGGAGCCTGCGCTCTGCCGGGGCCGAAGCTGCTGCCGCCGCGGACACGATTGAGGCGAAGTCTCCCACATCGGTGAAAGTCGCCTTGGAATCGCTGCGACGGGTGCGGGGGCTTTCCCTGGAGGAGGCTTTGGATCAGGAGTATCGCGTGGGGCTTCGCTGCCTGGCCGGTCCTGATTTCCGGGAGGGCATCCGCGCGCAGGTAGTGGACAAGGACAGGAATCCGCAATGGAAGCCGCCTGCCCTGGCTGACGTCCAGCCGTCCGACGTCGAGGGCTACTTTGAGCCGCTCGGCGAACGGGAACTGGGTCTGGCCGGGCTGGGCAGCGAGTCGAAGGAGACGGTATGA
- a CDS encoding VOC family protein: MIIETDDFDSALQFYRDVLGLTEQPAFATDGEDRVAILNVAAATIELATRTHIHNIDAIENAPSVEGPTARIALEVDNTEVAMTSAEEFGLKVLAPATRTPFETINGRVQGPSGWQLTFFQELETLQERTKRKGFTTDVHRSR, from the coding sequence TTGATCATCGAAACAGACGACTTCGATAGCGCCCTGCAATTTTACCGTGACGTTCTTGGGCTTACGGAACAGCCTGCTTTCGCAACCGACGGTGAGGATCGAGTGGCAATACTGAACGTCGCCGCGGCGACGATTGAGCTCGCCACACGCACACACATTCACAACATCGACGCTATCGAGAACGCACCATCTGTCGAAGGGCCTACTGCCCGAATCGCCCTTGAGGTGGACAACACCGAAGTCGCTATGACCTCCGCCGAAGAGTTTGGGTTGAAGGTGCTCGCACCTGCAACCAGAACTCCCTTCGAGACCATTAACGGAAGAGTTCAAGGTCCTTCTGGCTGGCAACTGACCTTCTTCCAAGAACTTGAAACTCTGCAAGAACGTACCAAGAGGAAGGGCTTCACCACTGATGTCCATCGGTCCCGGTAA
- a CDS encoding universal stress protein: MTNEGASKTIVVGYDGSEESHRAVQWAAKHAILRDCSLHVVHCSLWVLLSHNRGPVPGVADSGLERAAQKVLEEGAALAKETVPELEVHTTLLHGMPRDHLAHVSAGTAMLVLGSRGLGGFMGLLVGSVSLEMAATAECPVAVIRADDNPEGFVLLAVDDSGSPAALEDACHFAEASGADLKIVHVLHEPAGYRRLRDPVEDYPDAEALLDSVMSRARHKAPGIEVAGELLVDASFSRAVVKASQGARLTVVGTKGHGVIKGTIGSTAHAVLHHAHSPVLVSRRKAEPA; this comes from the coding sequence ATGACGAACGAGGGTGCATCCAAGACGATCGTGGTTGGCTATGACGGATCCGAAGAATCACACCGCGCCGTTCAGTGGGCCGCTAAACATGCGATCCTGCGGGACTGTTCCCTCCACGTAGTGCACTGTTCCTTGTGGGTCCTGCTGTCCCACAACAGGGGACCCGTTCCTGGGGTTGCCGATAGCGGTCTGGAACGGGCCGCTCAGAAAGTCCTGGAGGAAGGTGCGGCTCTCGCCAAGGAGACCGTCCCCGAGCTGGAAGTCCACACCACCCTGTTGCACGGGATGCCCCGCGATCACCTGGCCCACGTTTCGGCCGGCACTGCGATGTTGGTGCTCGGAAGCCGGGGACTGGGCGGGTTCATGGGTTTGCTGGTGGGATCCGTCAGCCTGGAGATGGCAGCAACGGCAGAGTGCCCAGTGGCCGTGATCCGTGCGGACGACAACCCTGAAGGCTTTGTGTTGCTGGCTGTCGATGACTCAGGATCACCGGCAGCACTTGAGGATGCGTGCCATTTCGCTGAAGCATCAGGGGCTGACCTCAAGATCGTGCATGTGCTCCACGAACCTGCCGGGTACCGGCGGTTGCGCGATCCCGTTGAAGACTATCCCGACGCAGAAGCCCTCCTGGATTCCGTCATGAGCCGGGCCCGCCACAAAGCACCCGGGATCGAGGTGGCCGGAGAGTTGCTGGTGGATGCTTCCTTCTCCCGGGCTGTGGTCAAAGCTTCGCAAGGAGCACGCCTGACGGTGGTGGGGACCAAAGGGCACGGGGTCATCAAGGGCACCATTGGTTCCACGGCGCACGCTGTCCTTCACCATGCCCACAGTCCCGTGTTGGTGTCCCGCCGGAAGGCCGAGCCTGCATAA